The Asterias amurensis chromosome 21, ASM3211899v1 genome has a segment encoding these proteins:
- the LOC139952858 gene encoding carbohydrate sulfotransferase 11-like, translating to MFRRRFLWRRILFCHGFAALVFTVLLLSSSMLSDGTPSTNSSVWKSIQRVWKSKEHWKIEMSARQKSRLQLFSHQCKKSLNLQPYRDPAQKHRVLLRYRDQYQHTYVDDDSRLMVSTVPLSGSSNWHEVFQLLGKKQTTSEVRKSSALISRSQKEFLNIMDLYTKAIFVRNPLTRLVAVYREMLNSDALSPDSKIYKEEMARIVRMSRGPSVKDTDVRSINATIEEFGRFVVDKHHQDSSLWMPLSQKYNPCLFRFDFIGKFETAEDDVTYLLKLAKLESTMIQQKLKLKKWNTSQIYNLTEFYSQLPSDIFQKLVAKYDADFKLFDYRRP from the exons ATGTTTCGCAGGCGTTTTCTCTGGAGAAGGATACTTTTCTGTCATGGATTTGCCGCACTTGTGTTCACAGTATTGCTGTTATCATCCAGCATGCTG TCGGATGGGACGCCGTCAACTAATTCATCAGTTTGGAAATCAATCCAGCGAGTCTGGAAATCCAAGGAACATTGGAAGATTGAGATGTCAGCACGGCAGAAGTCACGTCTCCAGCTTTTCAGTCACCAGTGTAAGAAATCCCTCAACCTTCAACCGTACCGGGACCCCGCCCAAAAGCATCGTGTATTGTTACGATACCGCGACCAATACCAACACACGTATGTTGACGATGACTCGCGTCTAATGGTCAGCACAGTGCCACTGTCCGGATCGAGTAATTGGCATGAGGTCTTTCAACTACTAGGGAAAAAACAGACAACCTCCGAGGTTCGAAAGTCTAGTGCTCTCATCTCCCGCTCTCAAAAAGAGTTCTTAAACATCATGGATTTGTACACGAAGGCTATTTTTGTTCGTAATCCCCTGACCAGACTAGTCGCTGTCTACCGAGAGATGCTGAATTCCGATGCTCTTTCACCGGATTCTAAGATCTATAAAGAAGAAATGGCAAGGATCGTTAGGATGTCGCGAGGCCCAAGTGTTAAGGATACTGATGTGAGATCAATCAACGCAACAATCGAGGAGTTCGGACGATTTGTCGTCGATAAACACCACCAAGACAGCAGCCTTTGGATGCCGCTCTCACAGAAATACAACCCCTGTCTCTTTCGTTTCGATTTTATCGGCAAGTTTGAGACGGCAGAAGACGATGTTACATATCTACTAAAACTAGCCAAATTGGAGTCCACAATGATTCAACAAAAACTGAAACTGAAGAAATGGAACACTagtcagatttataatttgacaGAGTTTTACTCCCAGTTGCCAAGTGACATTTTCCAGAAGTTGGTGGCCAAATACGATGCCGACTTTAA